GGGTTCCCTCATCTGTTCATACTGAAACGGTTTGCCTGCGACCGGTTTTATTCGTATGAATAACCAAATGACCCTTTGAGGACCGCATGAGCACCTCGGCACCCGCCGCGGCCCCCACCAACGCCACGGACCGCTTCTTCAAGATCTCCGAGCGCGGTTCGACCATGGCCCGCGAGGTCCGCGGCGGTTTCGCGACCTTCTTCGCGATGGCCTACATCATCGTGCTGAACCCGATCATCCTCAGCAGCGCGAAGGACATGTACGGCCACCAGCTCGACGGCGGCCAGCTGGTCACCGCCACCGTCCTGACGGCCGCGTTCTCCACCCTCCTCATGGGCGTCATCGGCAACGTCCCGATCGCGCTCGCGGCCGGCCTCGGCGTCAACACCGTCGTCGCCCTCCAGCTCGCCCCCCGGATGAGCTGGCCCGACGCCATGGGCATGGTCGTCCTGGCCGGCTTCGTGGTGATGCTGCTGGTCGCCACCGGCCTGCGCGAGCGGGTCATGAACGCCGTCCCGCTGGGCCTGCGCAAGGGCATCGCGATCGGCATCGGCCTGTTCATCATGCTGATCGGCCTCGTCGACTCGGGCTTCGTCTCGCGCATCCCCGACCTCGCGCACACCACGGTGCCCCTCCAGCTCGGCGCCGGGGGCCACCTGCACGGCTGGCCCGTGCTGATCTTCGCGCTCGGGGTGCTGCTCACCCTGACCCTGCTGATCCGCAAGACGCCCGGCGCCATCCTGATCTCCATCGTGGCCATGACCGTGCTCGCGGTCGTCGTCCAGCTGGTCACCGACCTCCCGGCCTCGGCCTGGGGCCTGACCGTGCCGCAGTGGCCGGGCAACCCCGTGGCCGCACCCGACTTCGGGCTCGTCGGCCAGGTCAGCCTGTTCGGCGGCTTCGGCAAGGTCGGCTTCCTCACCGGCACCCTGTTCGTCTTCACCGTGCTGCTGTCCTGCTTCTTCGACGCGATGGGCACGATCCTCGGCGTCGGCGACGAGGCCAAGCTGACGAAGCCGGACGGCACCTTCCCCGGGATCAACCGGGTCCTGCTCGTCGACGGTCTGGCCGTCGCCTCGGGCGGCGCCACGTCGTCCTCGGCCACCACCTGCTTCGTGGAGTCCACGGCCGGCGTCGGCGAGGGAGCGCGCACGGGCATGGCCAACGTGGTGACCGGCGCCCTGTTCGCCGTCTCCCTCTTCCTCACCCCGCTGGCGACGATGGTCCCCTCCCAGGCGGCGACGCCCGCCCTGGTGGCGGTGGGCTTCCTGATCCTGGCCGGCTCCGTCAGGGACATCGACTGGAGCGACTTCACCATCGCCGTCCCCGCCTTCCTGGCGATGGTGATGATGCCCTTCACCTACTCGATCACCAACGGCATCGGCATCGGCTTCATCAGCTTCTGCACCCTGCGCCTGACGACCGGCCGGGCCCGCGGCGTCCCGGTTGCCATGTGGGTGGTGGCCGCCGTGTTCGTCTTCTACTACGCGATGCCGGCCCTCGGCCTGACGTAGGCACCGGGCTCAGGTGAGCCCGTAGAACTTCTCCGTCTCGTCGACGGCCGCCTTGAAGCGCTCGTCGAAGTCATCGCGAATGAGCGTCCGGACGACATAGTCCTGGACGCTCATTCCGCGTTTGGCGGCGTGATCGCGGAGGCGGTCGAGCAGCTCCCCGTCTATGCGCATGCTCAGCACATGAGTCCCCATGCCGCAAAGAGTCGGGGCACCGCCCGGGGACGCGTGTCACTTTCCGCACGCAGCTCACCCGGACGAGTGACGGAGCCCGTGCGGTGTCCGGTGGTGTGACGCGCGGCGCCCGGCGGTGTGACGCGTGGTGTCCGGTGGTGTGACGCGCGACGCCCGGAAACCGGTGTTCTTTAGCGAGAGTAATGAGTTATTCTAAAGAACATGCACGACCTTTCCCATGGCGACGACGCCGCCGCCGTGAACGACCTCCGCTCCGCCGTCATGCGGCTGGGCCGCCGGCTCAAGCACCAGCGCGTCGACGAGTCACTGAGCCCGACCGAGATGTCGGTGCTCGGCACGCTCGCCCGCTGCGGCCAGGCCACCCCCGGCGAGCTGGCGCGGCGCGAGCACGTGCAGCCGCCGTCGATGACGCGCATCGTCGCGCTGCTGGAGGCCAAGGGACTGGTACGGCTGGAGCCGCACCCCGACGACCGCCGCCAGAAGGTGGTCAGCCAGACGGAGGAAGCCGAAGCGATGCTCGAAGAGAGCCGTCGCAAGCGCAACGCCTTCCTGGCCGGGCTCGCGGCCGAGCTCACCGAGGACGAATGGGCCAAGCTGCGTGCCGCGGCGCCCGTCCTGGAGAAGCTCGCGCACTTGTAACCGTCCGACGCCAGGAGGCGAACGCTTTTGAGTACGGGAACCGGAGCAGACTCCGCACCCGGCCACACATCCACCACTACGCGACCCGCGAGCCGGAACTCCATGTTCAGCTCGCTGAGGATCCGGAACTACCGGCTCTTCGCCACGGGACAGGTCGTCTCCAACACCGGTACCTGGATGCAGCGCATCGCCCAGGACTGGCTGGTCCTGTCCCTCACCGGCTCGGCCTCCGCGGTGGGCATCACCATCGCGCTGCAGTTCCTGCCGATGCTGGTGTTCGGCCTCTACGGAGGCGTACTCGCCGACCGGCTGCCGAAGCGGCCGCTGCTGCTGGCCACCCAGGGCGCCATGGGCCTGACGGGCGTCGCGCTCGCCGCGCTCACCCTCGCCGGACACGTGCAGGTCTGGCACGTGTACCTCGCCGCCTTCGCGCTCGGCCTGGTCACGGTCCTGGACAACCCGGCGCGCCAGACGTTCGTCCCGGAGATGGTCGGCAAGGACCAGCTCGCGAACGCGGTCAGCCTGAACTCCGCCAACTTCCAGTCCGCGCGGCTGGTCGGCCCGGCGATCGCCGGTGTGCTGATCACCGCCGTCGGCTCCGGCTGGGCCTTCCTGCTGAACGGACTGTCCTTCGCCGCGCCGATCGCCGCGCTGCTGATGATGCGGACGCGTGAACTCCACCCGGTGGAGCGGCAGCCGCGGGGGAAGGGGCAGCTGCGGGAGGGCCTGCGGTACGTCGCCGGGCGGCCCGAGCTGGTCTGGCCGATCGTGCTGGTCGGGTTCATCGGGACGTTCGGGTTCAACTTCCCGATCTGGCTGTCGGCGTTCGTGGGCAACGTCTTCCACGGGGACGCCGGAACCTACGGCCTGTTCAACACCCTCATCGCGGCGGGTTCCCTGGCGGGCGCCCTGCTGGCGGCCCGGCGCGGCCACTCGCGGCTGCGGGTGCTGGTCGCGGCGGCCGTGCTGTTCGGCGGGCTGCTGGTCGTGACGGCCTTCGCCCCGGCGTACTGGCTGTTCGCGGCGCTGCTGGTGCCGATCGGGATGTTCGGCCTGACGGTCAACGTCACCGCGAATTCGAGCGTGCAGATGGCGACCGACCCGGAGATGCGGGGCCGGGTGATGGCCCTGTTCATGATGGTCTTCACGGGCGGCACCCCGCTCGGGGCCCCGCTGGTGGGCTGGATCACCGACACGTACGGCGCCCGCATCGGCATGGCGGCGGGCGGCGCGGTCTCCCTGACCGCCGCGCTCGCCATCGCCGTGGTCCTCTCGCGCGTCGGCAACCTCCGCGTCAGCCTCTCCCGCCACGGCGTGACCTTCGTCCCGACGGCGGGCCGCCAGCTGGTCAAGGCGGCGTGACCCTGCGGGGGGGCCGGGGGGTCCGGGGGCGGGGGTCCGAGGGCCGGGGTACCTCCCGGCGTGGGACGCCGGTCGGCAACTTCCGGCCTCGCCGGCGATTGAGGCGCGGGGTCTGGGGCGGAGTCTGGGGCGGAGCCCCAGAAAGCCCCGAGCGGAGCGAGGGGGCCCACCCACCCGCGCGCCGGATCGCCCGTCAGGGGCTGCGCACGGCCTGCCGGCGACCGCTACGCGGCTGACGTGCTCCGGCGCCGGACAGGACGCCGTTACCGGCCCGGTGAGGCGCCGACCCGCGCATCCAGCCTCGTGGGGGCGCCTCCCCGCGGCAGCCGGGGGAGTCCGGGGGCCGCGGGTGGGGGCGGAGCCGCCCCGGGGCGGCGCGCAGCGCAGTGGCGGCGCGGGTGAAGACCCGGGCGTCGCCCCGCAGGGCTAAGGTCACCCCCATGAGGCTGTTCGCCGCCGTTATGCCCCCGGCCGCCGCCGTCGCGGAACTCCGCGAGGCCGTCCGGGCCCTCACCCGGGACCCCGCGCTCCGGTGGACCGCGGAAGCGTCCTGGCACTTCACGCTCGCCTTCATGGGCGAGGTACGGGCCGAGCTGCTCCCCGAGCTGCACGCCCGCCTCGCCCGGGCAGCAGCCCGCACGGAGGCGTTCCCCCTGCGCATCCACGGCTGCGGCCATTTCGGCGACACCGCCCTGTGGGCCGGCGCCGCGGGGGACCTCGACCGGATGCGGCTCCTCGCCGAGCGCGCCGACGCCGCCGCCCGCCGGGCCGGGATCCCGATGGAGCAGCACCGCCGCTACACCCCGCACCTCACGCTCGCGCGCGGCTCCCGCGGTGCCTCGCTCCGCCCCCACCTCGACGCCCTCGCCCCCTTCGAGGGCACGCCCTGGCAGGTCGACACCCTCAGCCTGGTGCGCAGCAACCTGCCCACCCACGGGATCCCCGGCGAGCAGCCCCGCTACGAAGTGGTCGGCGCCTGGCCCCTGTCCGCCGCCGCGTAGGGGCAGACGGCGGCGTGTGAGCGGTGTCGCAGCGGCCCCGCACCGGCGGGCGCCGGGTGTCGCGTTAGGCTCGACGGGTGGATCCGAAGACCAGAAACCGTGTCATGGCCGGTGTGCTCGTGCTGATGTTCGTCGTCGTCGCCGTGGCGGCCGCCGTCGGGCAGTAGTCCCGACGCCCCGACGCCCCCGGCGCTCTTGCTTCGAGTCGACTCCAAGCAGTTGGCTTGGGTCCCATGAAGTACACGCAGCTCGGACGCACCGGACTCAAAGTCAGCCGACTCGTCCTCGGCACGATGAACTTCGGTCCGCAGACAGACGAACCGACCAGCCACGGCATCCTGGACGCCGCCCTCGACGCGGGCCTGAACTTCGTGGACACCGCCAACGTCTACGGCTGGGGCGAGAACAAGGGCCGCACCGAGGCGATCATCGGCACCTGGTTCGCCCAGGGCGGTGGCCGCCGGGACAAGACGGTCCTGGCCACCAAGGTCTACGGGGACATGACCGCCGACGGCGGCGGCCCCTGGCCCAACCACGACCGCCTGTCGGCCCTCAACATCCGCAGGGCCGTCGACGCCAGCCTCAAGCGGCTGCAGACCGACTACATCGACGTCTACCAGTTCCACCACGTCGACCGCCGGACGCCCTTCGAGGAGATCTGGCAGGCCATCGACGTCCTGGTCCGGCAGGGCAAGATCCTCTACGCGGGCTCCTCCAACTTCCCCGGCTACAAGATCGCCCAGGCCAACGAGACCGCCGCCCGGCGCGGGTCGTTCGGGCTGGTCAGCGAGCAGTGCCTGTACAACCTCGCCGAACGGCGCGCCGAGATGGAGGTCATCCCGGCCGCCCAGGAGTACGGCCTCGGCGTCATCCCCTGGTCCCCGCTGCACGGCGGGCTGCTCGGCGGTGTCATCAAGAAGGAGGCGCAGGGCGGGCGCCGCGCCTCGGGCCGCTCGGCGGACGCGCTGGCCAACAGCACCGTGCGGGCGCAGGTGCAGGCGTACGAGGACCTCCTCGACAAGCACGGCCTGGAGCCCGGCGAGACGGCTCTGGCCTGGCTGCTGAGCCGGCCCGGGGTCACCGGACCGATCGTCGGCCCCCGTACGTCCGAGCAGCTCGACAGCGCCCTGCGCGCGCTGGAACTGGAGCTGGACGACGAACTGCTGACGGCGCTGGACGAGATCTTCCCCGGCCCCGGTCCGTCCCCGGAGGCCTTCGCCTGGTGAGCGCCCGGCCCCTGCCGGGCGGCGGACGTCAGACGGCGGCCGGCCGGTAGGGGCCGCCGACGGACCACGCCTGGTGGAGTGCCGACGCGAACTCGGCCGCCAGGCGGTGTTCACCGGAGGCGTTGGGGTGCGTGCCGTCGTACGTGTCCTGACCCAGCTCGTAGCCCTGCGGGCGCGCGGCCAGCAGGATCGGCGAGGCGGGGGTGGAGAGGTCCGCCACCGCCTTGGCGAGCAGCTCGTTGAAGCGGGCCACCTGGGCGGCGAAGGGCGCGTCGTAGTCGGCCCGGACGTTCGGTATGACGGGGAGCAGGACCATCCGGATGCCGGGGCGGGCGGCGCGGGCCCGCGCGATGAACCCGCGGACGTTGACGGCGGTCTGCGGCGCGTCCGTGTAGAAGCCGAGGTCTATCAGCCCGAGCGACACGAGCAGCACGTCCGGCCCGGCGGCGGCGACCGCCGGGCCGATCAGCGGGGCCATGTGCTGCCAGCCCTCGCCCCACCCGGCCAGGTGGCGGCGGGCGTCCTGCGGGAACGCGGGGTCGGCGTACGCGTGGCTGACGGGCGCGTCGGCCGCCGCGTCGTACAGCGCGCTGCGCGGGCCGACGATGCGGAAGGAGTCGCCCAGGGTGGCGCACAGGTGCTGCCACATCCGGTAGCGCCAGGTGTAGTCGCCGGCGCGTCCGATGGTCATGGAATCGCCGACGAACATGAAACGCATCCGGTCATCATCGCGGATCACCGGTCACCGGCAGCTGTGATGCCCGCCACGCCGGGCGGCCTGGCAGGCTTGGGGAATGCGCCTGCTGCCGATCTTGACCGCCTTCGCCGCCGCCGTCGTCCTCACCGGTTCCCCGGCGGCGGCAGCCGCCGCCCCCGGTGCCTCGGACTTCACCATCCAGGACCCGCGCATCAAGGAGTCCAGCGGACTCGCGGCCAGCCGCGTCCACCCGGGCGTCTACTGGACCCACAACGACAGCGACGACGGCCCGTACGTGTACGCCGTCGACTCCGCGACCGGCCGGACGGTGGCGCGGGTGACGCTGACGGGCATCGGGCGGCCGCGCGACGTCGAGGCGATCTCGCTGGGCCCGGACGGGCAGCTGTACGTCGCCGACATCGGGGACAACAGGGACGGCACCTGGGACCACGTCTGGATCTACCGCTTCCCGGAACCAAGGGAGTTGGGGGACGCGACGGTCAAGGCGGAGCAGTTCACGGTGCGGTACGCGGACGGCCCGCGCAACGCGGAGGCGCTGATGGTGCATCCGGTGACGGGCAGGGTCTACATCGCGAGCAAGAACGAGCGGACCGGCGGGCTCTACGAGGGACCCGAGCGGCTGTCGGCCGACGGCACCAACGTGTTCCGGCGGATCGCGGACGTGCCGTGGGTGACGGACGGGGCGTTCTCGCCGGACGGCGGCCGGCTGACGCTGCGCGGGTACTTCTTCGCGAGGACGTACCCGTGGAAGGACGGGCGGCCGCAGGGCGCCGGCGAGCCGGTGTCCGCGCCCTGGCAGGGGCAGGCGGAGTCGGTGACGTACTCGGCGGACGGCTCGGCGCTGATGTTCGGCTCGGAGGGGGTGAACAGCCGGGTCGTCGCGGTCCCGGTGCGCCCGGCGCAGACCGCCCCGCCCACCTCGGCCGCCCCCGTCCCGGGCACCCCGTCCGCTCCCGCGCAGCAGGAGCCGCGACCGGGCACCTTCACCAAGGGCGCCCTGACCCTCGTCGTGGCCACGGCCCTGGTCCTGGCCGGCCGTCGTCTCGTCCGCCGCCGCAAGCGCTGATCCGGCGCCGCCCGCCGGATCCGGCGCTGCGGCGCCGCAGGGGCCCGTCCGCGGCCGGACCCGTCAGGAGTGGCCCAGGTCCGCCGGGGGAAGGTCCGCCACCGGCACCGACCCGGTGTCCTCGGCCGGCCGCAGGACGAACTCGTCCGAGCCCATCGAGTCGAGCACCGGCGGCGCCGGCCGCAAGGGCTTCGGCATGACCGCGGCCTCCGAATGCCCGCCGCACCCGTAGGACAGCGACACCAGCCGCCCGTCCGCCGGACTGAACTCGTTCGCGCACACCCCGAAGGCCTGCCCCAGCGAGCCGCCGACCTTGACGAGGAACCCGCACGACACGCACGACGCCGGCGCCGCCTGCGCCATCGGGGTCTTCGCCCCGAACGCCTCGTCCCAGCGGTCCGCCGCACTGTGCAGCCCGTACCGCGACAGCACCCGCGCCCGGCGCATGCCGAGCTCCTCGGCGACCGAGGTGATGGAGCCCCGTACCGGCACCACGACCCGGTCGGTGACGTCCGCGTCCTCCGCCTCGACCAGCTCGGCCATCTCCTCGGAGACCACCGAGTTCGGCGGCGGCGCGTCCTCGCCCGTCCAGCCCGGCTCCAGCCGCAGGTCATCGGCCTCGGTGGGCAGCAGGTCGCCGGGGCCGAGGTCACCGGGCCGCAGCCGCTCGCTCCACGGCACCCATTCGGGGGCGAGCAGCGCGTCGTCGCCCGGGAGGAGCACCGTTTCGTCGAGGGTGACGAGCTTGGCGCGGGAGGCGCGCGTGACGGTGACGGCCCACCGCCAGCCCCGGTAGGCGGGGTCCTTGCACTCGAAGAAGTGGGTGACGACCCGGTCGCCCTCGGAGACGACGGAGAGGTGCCCGCCCACCACTCCGGGGGCGGCGGCCTCCTCGGCCGCCGCACGGGCGAGGTCTACCGCCTCGGCACACAGGCGGTCGGGGGTACGGCTTCGCGTCGTCGCAGCACTCACAGGTCTCGTTCTCTCCTACGCCGTCTCACGAGTGCGCCGTCCGTACTGTCGTCCACAACGACCCGTCGGTCTTGTCCGTACGTAGCGCGGGCGGAGCGGACCAGAGGGCCGCGTCGACGTCCGCACCCGATCGGCCTCGGGCGCACCTACCTGCAATCCATTCTGCGGGATCGCGAAGAGGCGCGCGGCCAAGAGCAACCGCCGGTGGCGCGCTACGCACGCTACCTCCTCCGACGGCTTCGGCCCACATGCAAGGTCCGATTCGCGGACAACCCGGCACCGGCCAGGTGCCCGAAACGCGCCGGGAGGGGTCCGGGAGGGGTCCGTGAGGGCCCGGTGGGGCACTATGGCCAGGTGACACCCGTACGGTCGTCCGCCGACGGCCCGGGACCGGCCAGGCGGGCCGGCCGGGCCGTCGGTCGTGCCCTGCACCTCCCGATCACCGGGACGGCCCGCGGGATCCGGCGGGCCACGCACGCGCACGGGGCGGGTGAATCGGGGCTCGGCAAGCTCATCGAGCTGCACGCCATCAACGGCGCCGGCGATGTGATGATCACGGTGGCCCTGGCGTCGACGGTGTTCTTCTCCGTCCCCACGGACGAGGCACGCGGCCGTGTGGCCCTGTACCTCGCCATCACCATGGCCCCCTTCACCCTGCTGGCCCCGGTGATCGGTCCGCTGCTGGACCGGCTGCCGCACGGGCGGCGGGCCGCGATGGCGAGCGCGATGCTCGCGCGGGCGCTGCTGGCGGTGATGATGTCGGGCGCGGTGGCCACGGGCGGGCTGGAGCTGTATCCGGCGGCGCTGGGCGTCCTGGTCGCGTCGAAGGCGTACGGGGTCGTGCGCAGCGCCGTGGTACCCAGACTGCTCCCGCCGAAGTTCTCACTCGTCAAGGCGAACTCCCGGGTCACGCTGGCCGGGCTGCTGGCCACGGGCGCGGCGGCGCCGGTCGGGGCCGGGCTCCAGACGATCGGCCCGCCGTGGCCGCTGTACGGGGCCTGCGCGATCTTCATCTGGGGGACCTTCGCGGCGTTCACGCTGCCGCACAAGGTGGACGAGGCGAAGGGGGAGCGGCGGGCGCGGCTGTCCACGCACGAGGCCCACTCGCGCAGGCCGGGGCTGCGGACGATCAGCCGGCCGGTGCTGTGCGGACTGCTCGCGAACGCCTCGATGCGGGTGCTGTCCGGGTTCCTGATCTTCTTCCTGGCGTTCCTGCTGCGCGAACACCCCCTGGCGGGGCAGAGCGCGGCGGTGTCGCTGGGCATCGTCGGCGTGGCGGCGGGCGTCGGCAACGCGGGCGGTACGGCGGTGGGCGCCTGGCTGCGGGCGCGGGCCCCGGAGACCATCATCGCGGCGGTGCTGACGGCCACCCTCGGGGTCGCGGTGCTGGCGGCGGTGTTCTTCAGCGGGCTGATGGTGGCGGTGCTGGGCGCCACGGCCGGTTTCTGCCAGGCCCTCGCGAAGCTCTCCCTGGACGCGATGATCCAGCGCGACGTCCCGGAGGCGGTGCGCACGTCGGCCTTCGCCCGCTCGGAGACGCTGCTCCAGATGGCGTGGGTCCTGGGCGGCGGGATAGGCATCGTGCTGCCGCTGAACGGCGTACTGGGCATGTCGGTGGCGGCCGCCGTCGTGGCCACCGGCACCACCCTCGCCCTCCGCGGCCGCCTCATCACCTCCCACCAGCCGGGCTCCTCCCGGCCCAGGGTGGCCTAGGCCGTCTCGCCGGGTCCCGCGGGCGTTGCGGGGCGCGGGGTCCGCGGCGCAGCCCCCGGCAGGCCCGGCGCCACCGGGGCCGCACGGCGCAGCGGCGCCGCACCCGCCCCAGACGCAGCCACGCCTGAACACCCCCGTGCGGCGGCGCGGCCGACCGGCCAGATAGCCTTCGGCTCATGACCGCACCGCTTATCCCGGGTAGGGCCCGCCGCAGCGTCGCGGCCCTCGGAGCCGTGTCCGCCGGCCTCCTCCTCATCTCGGCCTGCGACAACGCCAAGCCGACCCCCCTCGCGACCGTGACCGTCGGCAGCTCGACGGTGTCCGCGCAGGCCGCCTGCCGCCCCGCCAAGGGCGAGGAACTCTCCATCGAGAAGGTCCAGGCCTGCCTCGCCAACGTCAAGGACGCCAAGACCATCGAGTACGGCCGCGGCGACACGCTGCGCCTGGGCGTCGAGCCCGCCGTCGTCGAGGACGACAAGAAGTGGCAGGCGGTCCTCGACGGACAGCCGATCACCGAGCCCTCCGCGAACACCTACCGCAGCTTCGCGGGCGCCGACGTCTTCGCCACCGGCGGCCAGGGCGAGGCCCCCGCCTCGAAGATGCTGGGCTTCGTCCAGGTCGGCCCGGACGGCAAGCCGCTCGCCGTCTGGTCCTTCAAGGTCAAGCTCAAGTAGCCGCACCGTGCGCGTGCTCATCGTGACCGCCGTGGCCGCGGAGGCAGACTCCGTGACCGCCGGTCTGACCCCTCATCCGGATCCGGTCACCCCGGAGCCGCGCACGCTGCCCGGCCGGTATCCGATCCACCGCCGGGACCTGCCCGGTCTCGCCGCCGACGTGCTCGTCGGCGGCGTCGGGCCGGCCGCCGTCGCGGCCGCCACGGCCACCGCGCTGGCGCTGGCCGACTACTCGCTCGTCGTCTCCGCCGGCATCGGCGGCGGGTTCCTGCCCGCCGCCCCGCCCGGCTCCCTCGTCGTCGCCGACGCGATCGTCGCCGCCGACCTCGGGGCCGAGACACCCGACGGGTTCCTGCCGGTGGACGCGCTCGGCTTCGGCCACAGCGTGCACCTGCCGCCCGCCGAGCTCGCCGCCCGGGCCGCCGAGGCCACCGGCGCGCTGCTCGCGCCCGTCCTCACCGTCTCCACCGTCACCGGTACCGCCGCGCGGGCCGCCGGGCTCGCCGCCCGGCACCCCCTCGCCGGCGCCGAGGCCATGGAGGGCTTCGGCGTGGCGGAGGCGGCCGCCGCGCACGGGCTCCCCGTCCTGGAGGTCCGGGCGGTGTCCAATCCCGTCGGGCCCCGCGACCGGGACGCCTGGCGGATCGGGGACGCCCTGACCGCGCTCGCCGAGGGCTTCCACGCGCTGGG
This Streptomyces sp. NBC_00539 DNA region includes the following protein-coding sequences:
- a CDS encoding NCS2 family permease; this translates as MSTSAPAAAPTNATDRFFKISERGSTMAREVRGGFATFFAMAYIIVLNPIILSSAKDMYGHQLDGGQLVTATVLTAAFSTLLMGVIGNVPIALAAGLGVNTVVALQLAPRMSWPDAMGMVVLAGFVVMLLVATGLRERVMNAVPLGLRKGIAIGIGLFIMLIGLVDSGFVSRIPDLAHTTVPLQLGAGGHLHGWPVLIFALGVLLTLTLLIRKTPGAILISIVAMTVLAVVVQLVTDLPASAWGLTVPQWPGNPVAAPDFGLVGQVSLFGGFGKVGFLTGTLFVFTVLLSCFFDAMGTILGVGDEAKLTKPDGTFPGINRVLLVDGLAVASGGATSSSATTCFVESTAGVGEGARTGMANVVTGALFAVSLFLTPLATMVPSQAATPALVAVGFLILAGSVRDIDWSDFTIAVPAFLAMVMMPFTYSITNGIGIGFISFCTLRLTTGRARGVPVAMWVVAAVFVFYYAMPALGLT
- the thpR gene encoding RNA 2',3'-cyclic phosphodiesterase; amino-acid sequence: MRLFAAVMPPAAAVAELREAVRALTRDPALRWTAEASWHFTLAFMGEVRAELLPELHARLARAAARTEAFPLRIHGCGHFGDTALWAGAAGDLDRMRLLAERADAAARRAGIPMEQHRRYTPHLTLARGSRGASLRPHLDALAPFEGTPWQVDTLSLVRSNLPTHGIPGEQPRYEVVGAWPLSAAA
- a CDS encoding MFS transporter; this encodes MTPVRSSADGPGPARRAGRAVGRALHLPITGTARGIRRATHAHGAGESGLGKLIELHAINGAGDVMITVALASTVFFSVPTDEARGRVALYLAITMAPFTLLAPVIGPLLDRLPHGRRAAMASAMLARALLAVMMSGAVATGGLELYPAALGVLVASKAYGVVRSAVVPRLLPPKFSLVKANSRVTLAGLLATGAAAPVGAGLQTIGPPWPLYGACAIFIWGTFAAFTLPHKVDEAKGERRARLSTHEAHSRRPGLRTISRPVLCGLLANASMRVLSGFLIFFLAFLLREHPLAGQSAAVSLGIVGVAAGVGNAGGTAVGAWLRARAPETIIAAVLTATLGVAVLAAVFFSGLMVAVLGATAGFCQALAKLSLDAMIQRDVPEAVRTSAFARSETLLQMAWVLGGGIGIVLPLNGVLGMSVAAAVVATGTTLALRGRLITSHQPGSSRPRVA
- a CDS encoding MFS transporter — protein: MSTGTGADSAPGHTSTTTRPASRNSMFSSLRIRNYRLFATGQVVSNTGTWMQRIAQDWLVLSLTGSASAVGITIALQFLPMLVFGLYGGVLADRLPKRPLLLATQGAMGLTGVALAALTLAGHVQVWHVYLAAFALGLVTVLDNPARQTFVPEMVGKDQLANAVSLNSANFQSARLVGPAIAGVLITAVGSGWAFLLNGLSFAAPIAALLMMRTRELHPVERQPRGKGQLREGLRYVAGRPELVWPIVLVGFIGTFGFNFPIWLSAFVGNVFHGDAGTYGLFNTLIAAGSLAGALLAARRGHSRLRVLVAAAVLFGGLLVVTAFAPAYWLFAALLVPIGMFGLTVNVTANSSVQMATDPEMRGRVMALFMMVFTGGTPLGAPLVGWITDTYGARIGMAAGGAVSLTAALAIAVVLSRVGNLRVSLSRHGVTFVPTAGRQLVKAA
- a CDS encoding WD40 repeat domain-containing protein; the protein is MRLLPILTAFAAAVVLTGSPAAAAAAPGASDFTIQDPRIKESSGLAASRVHPGVYWTHNDSDDGPYVYAVDSATGRTVARVTLTGIGRPRDVEAISLGPDGQLYVADIGDNRDGTWDHVWIYRFPEPRELGDATVKAEQFTVRYADGPRNAEALMVHPVTGRVYIASKNERTGGLYEGPERLSADGTNVFRRIADVPWVTDGAFSPDGGRLTLRGYFFARTYPWKDGRPQGAGEPVSAPWQGQAESVTYSADGSALMFGSEGVNSRVVAVPVRPAQTAPPTSAAPVPGTPSAPAQQEPRPGTFTKGALTLVVATALVLAGRRLVRRRKR
- a CDS encoding ribbon-helix-helix protein, CopG family, whose protein sequence is MGTHVLSMRIDGELLDRLRDHAAKRGMSVQDYVVRTLIRDDFDERFKAAVDETEKFYGLT
- a CDS encoding DUF3027 domain-containing protein, yielding MSAATTRSRTPDRLCAEAVDLARAAAEEAAAPGVVGGHLSVVSEGDRVVTHFFECKDPAYRGWRWAVTVTRASRAKLVTLDETVLLPGDDALLAPEWVPWSERLRPGDLGPGDLLPTEADDLRLEPGWTGEDAPPPNSVVSEEMAELVEAEDADVTDRVVVPVRGSITSVAEELGMRRARVLSRYGLHSAADRWDEAFGAKTPMAQAAPASCVSCGFLVKVGGSLGQAFGVCANEFSPADGRLVSLSYGCGGHSEAAVMPKPLRPAPPVLDSMGSDEFVLRPAEDTGSVPVADLPPADLGHS
- a CDS encoding futalosine hydrolase, which codes for MRVLIVTAVAAEADSVTAGLTPHPDPVTPEPRTLPGRYPIHRRDLPGLAADVLVGGVGPAAVAAATATALALADYSLVVSAGIGGGFLPAAPPGSLVVADAIVAADLGAETPDGFLPVDALGFGHSVHLPPAELAARAAEATGALLAPVLTVSTVTGTAARAAGLAARHPLAGAEAMEGFGVAEAAAAHGLPVLEVRAVSNPVGPRDRDAWRIGDALTALAEGFHALGPVLVHWGEHHERHP
- a CDS encoding aldo/keto reductase; this translates as MKYTQLGRTGLKVSRLVLGTMNFGPQTDEPTSHGILDAALDAGLNFVDTANVYGWGENKGRTEAIIGTWFAQGGGRRDKTVLATKVYGDMTADGGGPWPNHDRLSALNIRRAVDASLKRLQTDYIDVYQFHHVDRRTPFEEIWQAIDVLVRQGKILYAGSSNFPGYKIAQANETAARRGSFGLVSEQCLYNLAERRAEMEVIPAAQEYGLGVIPWSPLHGGLLGGVIKKEAQGGRRASGRSADALANSTVRAQVQAYEDLLDKHGLEPGETALAWLLSRPGVTGPIVGPRTSEQLDSALRALELELDDELLTALDEIFPGPGPSPEAFAW
- a CDS encoding DUF2771 domain-containing protein; protein product: MTAPLIPGRARRSVAALGAVSAGLLLISACDNAKPTPLATVTVGSSTVSAQAACRPAKGEELSIEKVQACLANVKDAKTIEYGRGDTLRLGVEPAVVEDDKKWQAVLDGQPITEPSANTYRSFAGADVFATGGQGEAPASKMLGFVQVGPDGKPLAVWSFKVKLK
- a CDS encoding GDSL-type esterase/lipase family protein, encoding MRFMFVGDSMTIGRAGDYTWRYRMWQHLCATLGDSFRIVGPRSALYDAAADAPVSHAYADPAFPQDARRHLAGWGEGWQHMAPLIGPAVAAAGPDVLLVSLGLIDLGFYTDAPQTAVNVRGFIARARAARPGIRMVLLPVIPNVRADYDAPFAAQVARFNELLAKAVADLSTPASPILLAARPQGYELGQDTYDGTHPNASGEHRLAAEFASALHQAWSVGGPYRPAAV
- a CDS encoding MarR family winged helix-turn-helix transcriptional regulator, encoding MHDLSHGDDAAAVNDLRSAVMRLGRRLKHQRVDESLSPTEMSVLGTLARCGQATPGELARREHVQPPSMTRIVALLEAKGLVRLEPHPDDRRQKVVSQTEEAEAMLEESRRKRNAFLAGLAAELTEDEWAKLRAAAPVLEKLAHL